One Sphingomonas sp. OV641 genomic window carries:
- a CDS encoding type 1 glutamine amidotransferase — protein MTSKPLNFLIAESEPPESRDKRRESVGRSSGETYEAVLRHIAPAAKLSRIAPADGVIDSAARQALESADGVFFTGSPLHLYDETAEGRRVVEFMRAVFASGTPAFGSCAGLQVATVAAGGSVGPMKGRREAGFARRLHLTEEGAGHPLLDGRPPVFDAPAIHTDEVTALPEASTLLCVNTTTRIQAAEIRCGDGLFWGVQYHPEISLYEIAAALRRQADDLIEHGLAPDADTVADHAALIEALHDAPDRRDLAWRLGVDSEVIVPERRTREIRNFVERLVLPTRSRRGRA, from the coding sequence CAAGCCTTTGAATTTCCTGATTGCAGAAAGTGAACCGCCCGAATCCCGTGACAAGCGACGCGAATCCGTCGGCCGAAGCTCCGGTGAAACCTATGAGGCCGTGCTGCGCCACATCGCGCCCGCGGCGAAGCTGTCGCGCATCGCGCCGGCGGACGGGGTGATCGACAGCGCGGCTCGGCAGGCACTTGAGTCGGCGGACGGCGTATTCTTCACCGGCTCGCCGCTGCACCTGTACGACGAGACGGCCGAAGGGCGCCGCGTCGTCGAGTTCATGCGGGCCGTATTCGCGTCGGGTACGCCCGCGTTCGGCTCCTGCGCCGGCCTGCAGGTGGCGACAGTGGCCGCCGGCGGCAGCGTCGGCCCCATGAAGGGTCGCCGGGAGGCCGGCTTCGCACGGCGCCTCCACCTCACCGAAGAAGGCGCGGGGCACCCATTGCTCGATGGGCGGCCACCGGTGTTCGACGCGCCCGCCATCCACACCGATGAAGTGACCGCCCTTCCGGAGGCGAGCACGTTGCTGTGCGTCAACACGACCACCAGGATCCAGGCGGCGGAGATTCGATGCGGCGACGGCCTGTTCTGGGGCGTGCAATACCACCCGGAGATCAGCCTGTACGAAATCGCGGCTGCCTTGCGGCGCCAGGCCGACGATCTGATCGAGCATGGCCTTGCCCCGGATGCGGATACGGTGGCCGATCATGCCGCCTTGATCGAGGCGCTGCATGACGCGCCAGACCGCCGCGATCTCGCTTGGCGGCTCGGCGTGGACAGCGAGGTGATCGTGCCGGAGCGGCGCACCAGGGAGATCCGCAACTTCGTGGAACGTCTGGTCCTGCCGACCCGCTCGCGGCGCGGGCGCGCCTAA